A stretch of Streptomyces vietnamensis DNA encodes these proteins:
- a CDS encoding SDR family oxidoreductase produces the protein MSTQERPELSGKVALVTGASRGIGYGIAEALVARGDRVVITGRGEEALKEAVERLGADRAIGVPGKAHDEVHQAAAVEAAMDGFGRLDFLVNNAGTNPVFGPIADMDLGVARKVFETNVISALGLAQRSWHAWQKEHGGAIVNIASIAGVSASPFIGAYGMSKAAMINLTLQLAHEYAPLVRVNAIAPAVVKTKFAQALYEGREAEAAAAYPLGRLGVPEDIGGAAAFLTSSQSEWITGQTLVVDGGLFLNAGVG, from the coding sequence ATGAGCACGCAGGAACGGCCGGAGCTGTCCGGCAAGGTCGCCCTCGTCACCGGCGCCAGCCGGGGCATCGGCTACGGCATCGCCGAGGCCCTGGTCGCCCGCGGCGACCGGGTCGTCATCACCGGGCGCGGCGAGGAGGCCCTCAAGGAGGCCGTCGAGCGGCTCGGGGCCGACCGGGCGATCGGCGTCCCCGGCAAGGCGCACGACGAGGTCCACCAGGCCGCCGCCGTCGAGGCGGCGATGGACGGCTTCGGCCGCCTGGACTTCCTGGTCAACAACGCCGGCACGAACCCGGTCTTCGGGCCCATCGCGGACATGGACCTCGGGGTGGCCCGCAAGGTCTTCGAGACGAACGTGATCTCCGCGCTCGGCCTCGCCCAGCGGAGCTGGCACGCCTGGCAGAAGGAGCACGGCGGGGCGATCGTGAACATCGCCTCGATCGCCGGCGTCTCCGCCTCGCCTTTCATCGGCGCATACGGCATGAGCAAGGCCGCGATGATCAATCTGACCCTACAGCTGGCGCACGAATACGCGCCGCTCGTGCGGGTCAACGCGATCGCCCCGGCCGTCGTGAAGACGAAATTCGCGCAGGCGCTCTACGAGGGCCGTGAGGCCGAGGCGGCCGCCGCCTATCCGCTCGGCCGGCTCGGCGTGCCCGAGGACATCGGCGGCGCGGCCGCCTTCCTCACCTCGTCCCAGTCGGAGTGGATCACCGGCCAGACGCTCGTCGTCGACGGCGGCCTTTTCCTGAACGCCGGAGTCGGGTGA
- a CDS encoding TetR/AcrR family transcriptional regulator, whose product MVSSTQPDRRKVDIGHPTERRRGRRRLSRERVLAAALDVVDHEGLSALSMRRVAAELDVEAMALYRYAPSKDALLDGLVEQLYTELDEDLAREEPAPRGQAPDLPEWRAELLRGACALYRISLAHPHVVPLLATRLLAVPLARRPLAVLQAHERVLAQLDRAGLDEQGVVTAYRAVTAWVLGYIFSDLRAMVDNPDEPDPAFRLGLHLMPARELPRLRETAPSLAEKGGYQELTDGLDALLDRILAASAAR is encoded by the coding sequence ATGGTCAGCAGCACCCAGCCGGACCGCAGGAAGGTGGACATCGGCCACCCCACCGAGCGCCGCCGCGGCCGCCGCCGGCTGAGCCGTGAGCGCGTGCTCGCCGCGGCCCTCGACGTGGTGGACCACGAGGGCCTGTCCGCACTGAGCATGCGGCGGGTCGCCGCGGAGCTCGACGTCGAGGCGATGGCGCTGTACCGCTACGCACCCAGCAAGGACGCGCTCCTGGACGGACTCGTCGAGCAGCTCTACACCGAACTGGACGAGGACCTTGCGCGCGAGGAGCCCGCCCCCCGCGGCCAGGCGCCCGACCTGCCCGAATGGCGCGCCGAACTCCTCCGCGGCGCCTGCGCCCTGTACCGGATCTCCCTCGCCCACCCGCACGTCGTGCCGCTGCTCGCCACCCGACTGCTCGCCGTACCGCTGGCCCGGCGCCCGCTCGCGGTGCTGCAGGCCCACGAGCGGGTGCTGGCGCAGCTCGACCGCGCCGGGCTCGACGAACAGGGCGTCGTCACCGCCTACCGGGCGGTCACCGCATGGGTGCTCGGCTACATCTTCAGCGACCTGCGGGCCATGGTCGACAACCCCGACGAACCCGATCCGGCGTTCCGCCTCGGCCTGCACCTGATGCCGGCCCGCGAGCTTCCCCGGCTGCGCGAGACCGCGCCCTCCCTGGCCGAGAAGGGCGGCTACCAGGAGCTGACCGACGGGCTCGACGCGCTGCTCGACCGCATCCTGGCCGCGTCCGCCGCACGCTGA
- a CDS encoding FAD-dependent monooxygenase, whose protein sequence is MEQHRAVVVGAGIGGLTAAVALHRRGRQVTVLERAADLTPVGAGIALAPNAQRALDVIGIGDRVRALSAWQGDGGMRTPAGRWLARTDARAAAARFGGPLVLLHRATLVELLTSALPEGVVRTGAAATVTDPGDDHRPARVTVTDAGTGARSELEAELVLGADGIHSATRKALFPDHPGPRYSGATSWRVVVPAPGRPFAPHETWGAGRLWGSQPLKDGRVYAYAMAVAPAGAHAPDDEKAELLRLFGDWHHPVPEILAGVAPDRILRHDVHHLPDALPAFHRGRVALLGDAAHAMMPSLGQGGNQAVEDAVVLAHHACTAPDFVPGRALAAYTADRLPRTTAIVRKAARAGALTMLSARPAVALRNTAVSAVSLFGPGLALRGFDGICDWNPPVEPVPSAGDASRPA, encoded by the coding sequence ATGGAACAGCACCGTGCCGTCGTCGTCGGAGCCGGCATCGGCGGACTCACCGCCGCCGTCGCCCTGCACCGGCGCGGCCGGCAGGTCACCGTCCTCGAACGCGCCGCCGACCTCACCCCCGTCGGCGCCGGCATCGCCCTCGCCCCCAACGCCCAGCGCGCCCTCGACGTCATCGGCATCGGCGACCGCGTCCGCGCGCTCTCCGCCTGGCAGGGCGACGGCGGCATGCGCACCCCCGCCGGCCGCTGGCTCGCCCGTACCGACGCCAGGGCCGCCGCCGCCCGCTTCGGCGGACCCCTCGTCCTCCTCCACCGGGCCACCCTCGTCGAACTCCTCACCTCCGCCCTCCCCGAAGGCGTCGTCCGTACCGGAGCCGCCGCCACCGTCACCGACCCCGGCGACGACCACCGTCCCGCCCGCGTCACCGTCACGGACGCCGGGACCGGGGCCCGGAGCGAACTCGAGGCCGAGCTCGTCCTCGGAGCCGACGGCATCCACTCGGCGACCCGCAAGGCGCTCTTCCCCGACCACCCCGGCCCCCGCTACTCCGGCGCCACCAGCTGGCGCGTCGTCGTCCCCGCCCCCGGGCGGCCCTTCGCCCCGCACGAGACCTGGGGCGCCGGCCGGCTGTGGGGCAGCCAGCCCCTCAAGGACGGCCGGGTCTACGCGTACGCCATGGCCGTGGCCCCCGCCGGCGCCCACGCGCCCGACGACGAGAAGGCCGAACTGCTCCGGCTCTTCGGGGACTGGCACCACCCCGTCCCCGAGATCCTCGCGGGCGTCGCCCCCGACCGGATCCTGCGGCACGACGTCCACCACCTGCCCGACGCGCTGCCCGCCTTCCACCGGGGCAGGGTGGCCCTCCTCGGCGACGCCGCGCACGCGATGATGCCGAGCCTCGGCCAGGGCGGGAACCAGGCCGTCGAGGACGCCGTCGTCCTCGCCCACCACGCTTGCACCGCCCCCGACTTCGTGCCGGGCCGCGCCCTCGCCGCGTACACCGCCGACCGGCTGCCGCGCACCACCGCCATCGTCCGCAAGGCCGCCCGCGCCGGCGCGCTCACCATGCTCTCGGCCCGGCCCGCCGTCGCCCTGCGCAACACGGCCGTCAGCGCCGTCTCCCTGTTCGGGCCCGGCCTCGCCCTGCGCGGCTTCGACGGCATCTGCGACTGGAACCCGCCCGTCGAGCCGGTCCCTTCGGCCGGGGACGCGAGCCGTCCCGCGTAA
- a CDS encoding DUF3037 domain-containing protein, with the protein MTDRDVFEYALLRVVPRVERGECFNAGVVVYCRARSFVAARTHLDEAKLTVLDPAADVTGVRAALRAVEGVCLGGDAAGQAARDDAGRRFRWLIAPRSTVVQPGPVHTGLTTDPEAEVERLLDLLVR; encoded by the coding sequence GTGACCGACCGCGATGTCTTCGAGTACGCGCTGCTGCGCGTCGTGCCGCGGGTGGAGCGCGGCGAGTGCTTCAACGCGGGAGTGGTCGTCTACTGCCGCGCCCGGTCCTTCGTGGCCGCCCGTACGCACCTGGACGAGGCCAAGCTGACGGTGCTCGACCCGGCGGCCGACGTGACCGGCGTACGGGCCGCGCTGCGCGCCGTCGAGGGGGTCTGCCTGGGCGGCGACGCGGCGGGTCAGGCCGCGCGCGACGACGCGGGACGGCGCTTCCGCTGGCTGATCGCGCCGCGCTCCACGGTGGTGCAGCCGGGGCCCGTCCACACGGGTCTGACGACCGACCCGGAAGCCGAGGTGGAACGGCTGCTCGACCTGCTCGTGCGGTGA
- the ung gene encoding uracil-DNA glycosylase yields MTVTDTSMLPESWRGVLGEELQKPYFAQLAEFVEEERARGPVFPPKDEVFAALDATPYDKVKVLILGQDPYHGEGQGHGLCFSVRPGVKTPPSLRNIYKEMQAELGHPIPDNGYLMPWAEQGVLLLNAVLTVRSGEANSHKNKGWEKFTDAVITAVASRPDPAVFVLWGNYAQKKLPLIDEERHVVVKGAHPSPLSAKKFFGSHPFTQINEAVAAQGHEPIDWRIPDLG; encoded by the coding sequence GTGACCGTGACCGACACCAGCATGCTGCCCGAGTCCTGGCGGGGTGTCCTCGGCGAGGAGCTGCAGAAGCCGTACTTCGCCCAGCTCGCCGAGTTCGTCGAGGAGGAGCGCGCCAGGGGACCGGTCTTCCCGCCGAAGGACGAGGTCTTCGCCGCCCTCGACGCCACCCCGTACGACAAGGTGAAGGTCCTGATCCTCGGTCAGGACCCGTACCACGGCGAGGGGCAGGGCCACGGCCTCTGCTTCTCCGTCCGCCCCGGCGTGAAGACCCCGCCCTCCCTGCGGAACATCTACAAGGAGATGCAGGCGGAGCTCGGCCACCCCATCCCGGACAACGGCTATCTGATGCCGTGGGCCGAGCAGGGCGTCCTCCTGCTCAACGCCGTCCTCACGGTCCGCTCCGGCGAGGCGAACTCGCACAAGAACAAGGGCTGGGAGAAGTTCACCGACGCGGTGATCACCGCCGTCGCCTCCCGCCCCGACCCCGCCGTCTTCGTCCTGTGGGGCAACTACGCGCAGAAGAAGCTGCCGCTCATCGACGAGGAGCGGCACGTCGTGGTGAAGGGCGCCCACCCCTCGCCGCTGTCGGCGAAGAAGTTCTTCGGATCGCACCCCTTCACCCAGATCAACGAGGCCGTCGCGGCCCAGGGGCACGAGCCGATCGACTGGCGCATCCCGGACCTCGGCTGA
- a CDS encoding ABC transporter substrate-binding protein has product MFNRTSLQAAAALVSISLVSGCGVFSDSESAGEQRIVVGTMSSPSTLDPAAAWDNSWELFRNVFQTLVAFPTGSTTPQPDAADCKFTDTSSRVFECKLVEGLTFSNGHKLDAKAVQYSIERIRTINVKGGPNGMLGSLDKIETVGDRTVVFRLNKSDATFPFILATPAMSLVDPAEYPADQLRKDGKIMGSGPYVLDSYTERESAELTKNPTYKGFADRKNGGVTIKYFDDSDAMVTALRKNEIDATYRGLTAEEVVALQEDKPENKSLQLVESTGADIRYLVFNTQDESVAKLPVRKAIAQLVDRDELVNKVYQGTAEPLYSMVPKGIAGHTTKFFDRFGSPSEEKAKKILRNAGITEPVELDFWYTTDRYGSSTAAEFTELKRQLEESGLFKVTLHGKPWKEFQAGYQKGEYPVFGRGWFPDFPDPDNFVAPFVGKENVLGTPYESPRITNELLPKSRRESDRGTVTDEFVEAQEILVQDVRLLPLWQGKLYIAAGEDIGGGERALDPQTVMQMWELSRRASW; this is encoded by the coding sequence GTGTTCAACCGGACCAGTCTGCAGGCCGCTGCAGCCCTTGTGTCCATATCCCTGGTGTCCGGATGCGGTGTCTTCTCGGACAGCGAATCCGCCGGGGAGCAGAGAATCGTCGTCGGCACGATGAGTTCTCCCTCCACGCTTGATCCGGCCGCCGCCTGGGACAATTCCTGGGAGCTCTTCCGGAACGTCTTCCAGACCCTGGTGGCGTTCCCGACGGGCAGCACCACCCCGCAGCCGGACGCCGCCGACTGCAAGTTCACGGACACCTCCAGCCGGGTCTTCGAGTGCAAGCTCGTGGAGGGCCTCACGTTCTCCAACGGGCACAAGCTGGACGCCAAGGCCGTGCAGTACTCGATCGAGCGCATCCGCACGATCAACGTCAAGGGCGGCCCCAACGGGATGCTCGGCTCGCTCGACAAGATCGAGACCGTCGGCGACCGCACGGTCGTCTTCCGGCTCAACAAGTCGGACGCCACCTTCCCGTTCATCCTCGCCACCCCCGCGATGTCGCTGGTGGACCCCGCCGAGTACCCGGCCGACCAGCTCCGCAAGGACGGCAAGATCATGGGCTCGGGGCCGTACGTCCTCGACTCGTACACCGAGCGCGAGTCGGCGGAGCTGACGAAGAACCCCACCTACAAGGGCTTCGCCGACCGCAAGAACGGCGGCGTCACCATCAAGTACTTCGACGACTCCGACGCCATGGTCACGGCCCTCAGGAAGAACGAGATCGACGCCACCTACCGCGGCCTCACCGCCGAGGAGGTCGTCGCCCTCCAGGAGGACAAGCCCGAGAACAAGTCCCTCCAGCTCGTCGAGTCGACCGGCGCCGACATCCGCTACCTGGTCTTCAACACCCAGGACGAATCCGTCGCCAAGCTCCCCGTCCGCAAGGCCATCGCCCAGCTCGTCGACCGCGACGAACTGGTCAACAAGGTCTACCAGGGCACCGCCGAACCCCTGTACTCGATGGTGCCGAAGGGCATCGCCGGCCACACCACCAAGTTCTTCGACCGCTTCGGCTCGCCCAGCGAGGAGAAGGCGAAGAAGATCCTCCGCAACGCGGGCATCACCGAGCCCGTCGAGCTGGACTTCTGGTACACCACCGACCGGTACGGCTCCTCGACGGCCGCCGAGTTCACCGAGCTCAAGCGGCAGCTGGAGGAGTCCGGCCTCTTCAAGGTCACCCTGCACGGCAAGCCCTGGAAGGAGTTCCAGGCGGGCTACCAGAAGGGCGAGTACCCGGTCTTCGGCCGAGGCTGGTTCCCCGACTTCCCGGACCCGGACAACTTCGTCGCCCCCTTCGTGGGCAAGGAGAACGTCCTCGGCACGCCCTACGAGAGCCCCCGGATCACCAACGAACTGCTGCCGAAGTCCCGCCGCGAGAGCGACCGCGGGACCGTCACGGACGAGTTCGTGGAGGCCCAGGAGATCCTGGTCCAGGACGTCCGGCTGCTGCCCCTGTGGCAGGGCAAGCTGTACATCGCGGCCGGCGAGGACATCGGCGGCGGCGAGCGCGCCCTCGACCCGCAGACGGTCATGCAGATGTGGGAGCTGAGCCGCCGGGCCAGCTGGTAG
- a CDS encoding TetR/AcrR family transcriptional regulator produces the protein MTSATAGTPAPESPASRAERIGDAALALLVERGMRGLTHRAVDERAGLPQGSTSNHARTRQALLETAVRRQVQREAEVLTPHELPGPESGGDALVDALALALHRYLTDHRALLVSRYELALEATRRPELRSFFDTAGATFHTPLIAMMTAAGSPEPERHALSLIAWCEGLMFSCAAGSFHAAVPSRAELRTGFDELLRGMLGPRP, from the coding sequence ATGACCTCAGCCACCGCCGGGACCCCGGCCCCGGAGTCCCCCGCCTCCCGCGCCGAGCGGATCGGCGACGCCGCCCTCGCCCTCCTGGTCGAGCGGGGGATGCGGGGCCTGACCCACCGCGCCGTGGACGAGCGGGCGGGACTGCCGCAGGGGTCGACGTCCAATCACGCCCGCACCCGGCAGGCCCTCCTGGAGACGGCCGTACGGCGCCAGGTCCAGCGCGAGGCCGAGGTCCTCACCCCGCACGAGCTGCCGGGCCCGGAGAGCGGCGGCGACGCACTCGTCGACGCGCTCGCCCTCGCCCTGCACCGCTATCTCACCGACCACCGCGCCCTGTTGGTCTCCCGCTACGAGCTGGCCCTGGAGGCCACCCGCCGTCCCGAGCTCCGGAGCTTCTTCGACACGGCCGGCGCGACCTTCCACACCCCGCTGATCGCGATGATGACGGCGGCCGGCTCGCCGGAGCCCGAACGGCACGCGCTCTCGCTGATCGCCTGGTGCGAGGGGCTGATGTTCTCCTGCGCGGCGGGCTCCTTCCACGCGGCCGTGCCGAGCCGCGCGGAACTGCGCACCGGGTTCGACGAGTTGCTGCGCGGCATGCTCGGGCCCCGCCCCTGA
- a CDS encoding HipA family kinase translates to MLTEVTATRYVTPLREGGSLPGIVEADDLGTYVMKFTGAGQGRKTLVAEVICGQLARRLGLRVPELVTIQLDPVIGLSEPDQEVQELLKASGGLNLGMDFLPGALGFDPLAYEVDPKEAGKVVWFDAVINNVDRSWRNPNMLVWHGDLWLIDHGATMIWHHNWPGAQASAAKPYDASDHALAPFGPDIAAAAAELAPLVTRELLEEVAADVPDEWLVDEPGFDGTDEVRAAYVSALLPRAATIHERITLGPRTEGRPQQPPGWLAERLAPRKHSTEKDSTT, encoded by the coding sequence ATGCTTACAGAGGTGACAGCGACCCGCTACGTCACGCCCTTGCGTGAAGGCGGCTCGCTCCCCGGGATCGTCGAGGCCGACGACCTCGGCACGTACGTCATGAAATTCACCGGCGCGGGCCAGGGCCGCAAGACCCTGGTCGCCGAGGTCATCTGCGGGCAGCTCGCCCGCCGGCTCGGCCTGCGGGTGCCGGAGCTCGTCACCATCCAGCTCGACCCGGTCATCGGGCTCTCCGAGCCCGACCAGGAGGTGCAGGAGCTGCTCAAGGCGAGCGGCGGGCTCAACCTGGGCATGGACTTCCTGCCCGGCGCGCTGGGCTTCGACCCGCTCGCGTACGAGGTCGACCCGAAGGAGGCCGGGAAGGTCGTCTGGTTCGACGCGGTCATCAACAACGTCGACCGGTCCTGGCGCAACCCGAACATGCTCGTCTGGCACGGCGACCTGTGGCTCATCGACCACGGCGCCACCATGATCTGGCACCACAACTGGCCGGGTGCCCAGGCCTCCGCCGCCAAGCCGTACGACGCCTCCGACCACGCGCTCGCCCCCTTCGGCCCGGACATCGCCGCCGCGGCCGCCGAGCTCGCCCCGCTCGTCACCCGCGAGCTCCTGGAGGAGGTCGCCGCCGACGTCCCCGACGAGTGGCTCGTCGACGAGCCCGGCTTCGACGGCACGGACGAGGTGCGCGCCGCCTACGTCTCCGCGCTGCTGCCGCGCGCCGCCACCATCCACGAGCGGATCACGCTCGGACCGCGCACCGAGGGCCGGCCGCAGCAGCCGCCCGGCTGGCTCGCCGAGCGACTCGCGCCCCGGAAGCACTCCACCGAGAAGGACAGCACGACGTGA
- a CDS encoding DinB family protein — translation MTTEHTESVPRVDPSTTSGEREALEQWLDFHRATLAMKCEGLDDAQLRTPSAPPSDLNLLGLVRHMAEVERGWFRRVLAGEETQWIYSTEEDRDRDIHVTDEDTYKEAYATWQAEIAHARTLAAGRDLDDLGVGKHRTGRTFNLRWIYLHMIEEYARHNGHADLIRERIDGATGD, via the coding sequence ATGACCACCGAACACACCGAATCCGTCCCGCGCGTCGACCCGTCCACCACCTCGGGCGAGCGCGAGGCCCTGGAGCAGTGGCTCGACTTCCACCGCGCGACCCTCGCGATGAAGTGCGAGGGGCTCGACGACGCCCAGCTGCGCACCCCGTCCGCCCCGCCGTCGGACCTCAACCTGCTCGGCCTGGTCCGGCACATGGCCGAGGTCGAGCGCGGCTGGTTCCGCCGGGTCCTGGCCGGCGAGGAGACGCAGTGGATCTACTCGACGGAGGAGGACCGCGACCGGGACATCCACGTCACGGACGAGGACACCTACAAGGAGGCGTACGCCACCTGGCAGGCCGAGATCGCCCACGCGCGCACCCTGGCCGCCGGCCGTGACCTCGACGACCTGGGGGTGGGCAAGCACCGCACCGGTCGCACGTTCAACCTCCGGTGGATCTACCTCCACATGATCGAGGAGTACGCCCGTCACAACGGCCACGCGGACCTCATCCGCGAGCGCATCGACGGCGCGACCGGCGACTGA
- a CDS encoding Gfo/Idh/MocA family protein — translation MKVGCIGLGDIAQKAYLPVLGTLPGVELHLQTRTPATLERVADTLHLPAERRHRDLDSLLSAGLDAAFVHASTAAHAEIAARLLEAGVPTYVDKPLAYEYADSERIVELAEKRSVSLAVGFNRRLAPSYAQCLDHPRELILLQKNRIGLPEDPRTLVLDDFIHVVDTLRFLLPGEIEHIDVRARIREGLMHHVVLQLSGDGFTAIGMMNRMNGSTEEVLEVSGQDTKRQVLNIAEVIDHKGQPTVRRRGDWVPVARQRGIEQATLAFLDSVREGRVLSARDALLTHELCERVVRDALAQAS, via the coding sequence GTGAAGGTTGGCTGCATCGGACTCGGAGACATCGCGCAGAAGGCCTACCTCCCCGTCCTCGGCACTCTCCCCGGCGTCGAACTGCACCTCCAGACCCGCACCCCGGCGACCCTGGAGCGGGTGGCCGACACCCTGCACCTGCCCGCCGAACGGCGCCACCGCGACCTCGACTCGCTCCTCTCCGCCGGACTCGACGCGGCCTTCGTCCACGCCTCCACCGCCGCCCACGCCGAGATCGCCGCCCGGCTCCTGGAAGCCGGCGTCCCCACGTACGTCGACAAGCCCCTCGCGTACGAGTACGCCGACTCCGAGCGGATCGTGGAGCTCGCCGAGAAGCGCTCGGTCAGCCTCGCCGTCGGCTTCAACCGGCGCCTCGCCCCCAGCTACGCCCAGTGCCTCGACCACCCGCGCGAGCTGATCCTCCTCCAGAAGAACCGCATCGGCCTGCCCGAGGACCCCCGCACCCTCGTCCTCGACGACTTCATCCACGTCGTCGACACCCTGCGCTTCCTGCTGCCCGGCGAGATCGAGCACATCGACGTGCGGGCCCGGATCCGCGAGGGCCTCATGCACCACGTGGTGCTCCAGCTCTCCGGCGACGGCTTCACCGCCATCGGCATGATGAACCGGATGAACGGCTCCACGGAGGAGGTCCTGGAGGTGTCCGGACAGGACACCAAGCGCCAGGTCCTCAACATCGCCGAGGTCATCGACCACAAGGGGCAGCCGACCGTGCGCCGCCGCGGCGACTGGGTGCCCGTGGCCCGGCAGCGCGGCATCGAGCAGGCGACCCTCGCCTTCCTCGACTCGGTACGGGAGGGCCGGGTGCTCAGCGCCCGCGACGCCCTGCTCACCCACGAGCTGTGCGAGCGCGTCGTCCGCGACGCGCTGGCCCAGGCGTCCTGA
- the fabG gene encoding 3-oxoacyl-ACP reductase FabG, with product MSTTEQRVAVVTGAARGIGAATALRLAAEGRAVAVLDLDEAACKDTVEKITAAGGTALAVGCDVSDGAQVEAAVARIAAELGAPTILVNNAGVLRDNLLFKMSESDWDLVMNVHLKGAFLMAKACQKHMVDAGFGRIVSLSSSSALGNRGQANYSAVKAGLQGFTKTLAKELGKFGITANAVAPGFIVTEMTAQTAERVGMGFEGFQAAAASMIPVQRVGRPEDVANAIAFFTGDDAGFVSGQVMYVAGGPLN from the coding sequence ATGTCCACCACCGAGCAGCGCGTAGCCGTCGTCACGGGTGCCGCACGGGGTATCGGCGCGGCCACCGCGCTCCGCCTGGCGGCCGAGGGCCGCGCCGTCGCCGTACTCGACCTCGACGAGGCGGCCTGCAAGGACACCGTCGAGAAGATCACCGCCGCGGGCGGCACCGCTCTCGCGGTCGGCTGCGACGTCTCGGACGGCGCGCAGGTGGAGGCCGCCGTCGCGCGGATCGCCGCCGAGCTCGGCGCGCCGACGATCCTCGTCAACAACGCGGGCGTGCTCCGCGACAACCTGCTCTTCAAGATGTCCGAGTCCGACTGGGACCTCGTCATGAACGTCCACCTCAAGGGCGCCTTCCTGATGGCGAAGGCGTGCCAGAAGCACATGGTGGACGCCGGCTTCGGCCGTATCGTCTCCCTCTCCTCCTCCTCGGCGCTCGGCAACCGCGGCCAGGCCAACTACTCGGCCGTCAAGGCGGGTCTGCAGGGCTTCACCAAGACCCTCGCCAAGGAGCTCGGCAAGTTCGGCATCACCGCCAACGCCGTCGCCCCGGGCTTCATCGTCACCGAGATGACCGCGCAGACCGCCGAGCGCGTCGGCATGGGCTTCGAGGGGTTCCAGGCGGCCGCCGCCTCCATGATCCCGGTGCAGCGGGTCGGCCGCCCCGAGGACGTCGCCAACGCGATCGCGTTCTTCACGGGCGACGACGCCGGCTTCGTCTCCGGCCAGGTCATGTACGTGGCCGGCGGCCCGCTCAACTGA